A section of the Methanocaldococcus sp. FS406-22 genome encodes:
- a CDS encoding ABC transporter permease, translating to MNVIITMAYRQILRFLRARSRVVGTILHPIIWIAFFGLGWSRALNFPQAREIFGGVDYLTYLVPGIVAITIFTTSFMSGVSVIVDKDYGFLKEILVAPVSRSKAIFGRILGDSVTSLLRGMIILTICMFIASINVSAIIPVLILGILLAWTFSSIGITFALRMSSLEGFGLIMNTLTLPLMFLSGAFYPIDALPSWIKIFSYINPLTYAVDGMRYFLIGTSKFSIVVDFAVLVVLCAVSLLIGMHSFEKATIE from the coding sequence ATGAATGTGATTATAACAATGGCTTATAGGCAGATTTTAAGATTTTTAAGGGCAAGGTCAAGAGTTGTTGGAACTATACTGCATCCAATAATTTGGATTGCATTCTTTGGATTAGGTTGGAGTAGGGCTTTAAATTTCCCTCAAGCAAGGGAGATATTTGGAGGAGTTGATTACCTCACATACTTAGTTCCAGGTATAGTTGCTATAACAATATTTACAACAAGTTTTATGAGTGGTGTATCTGTTATTGTTGATAAAGACTATGGATTTTTGAAAGAGATTTTAGTTGCTCCAGTCTCAAGGAGTAAGGCAATATTTGGAAGGATTTTGGGGGATTCAGTAACTTCTCTGTTAAGAGGGATGATTATATTAACAATTTGCATGTTCATTGCTTCAATAAACGTCTCTGCCATAATTCCAGTTTTAATACTTGGAATTTTATTAGCTTGGACGTTCTCATCAATTGGTATAACGTTTGCCTTAAGAATGTCAAGCTTAGAGGGGTTTGGTTTGATAATGAACACTCTAACTCTTCCATTGATGTTTTTGAGTGGAGCTTTTTATCCAATAGATGCGTTACCTTCATGGATAAAAATCTTTTCATATATAAATCCTTTAACCTATGCAGTTGATGGGATGAGATACTTTTTAATTGGGACTTCAAAATTTTCCATAGTTGTGGATTTTGCTGTCTTAGTGGTTTTGTGTGCTGTCTCTTTATTAATTGGTATGCATTCCTTTGAAAAGGCAACAATTGAGTGA